A window of Exiguobacterium sp. FSL W8-0210 genomic DNA:
TGCTTATCGTGAAAATCATCCTGAGGACAAAATTACGCTTTTGAATTTATTCGAGGAACGTCTTCCCTTCTTTGATCTAAAACTTGCGAACGCGGCAGGGCGGCTATTTAAAGGGGAAGAATTAACTGGAGATGATGCGACTCATGCACAACGGCTTCAAGAATATTTAAACGGATTCTTAGATGCCGATAAAGTTGTCTTTTCATTTCCGATGTGGAACTTAACGGTTCCGGCACCGCTTCACAATTACATGGATTATCTCGCCCAGGCTGGTCAAACGTTTCGTTATACAGCCGAAGGTTCGATCGGACTTGTTGAAGACAAACA
This region includes:
- a CDS encoding FMN-dependent NADH-azoreductase → MSHLLFIEANDSTHQKKGISSELNDAFLNAYRENHPEDKITLLNLFEERLPFFDLKLANAAGRLFKGEELTGDDATHAQRLQEYLNGFLDADKVVFSFPMWNLTVPAPLHNYMDYLAQAGQTFRYTAEGSIGLVEDKQVLLIHSRGGDYSTKEKAPSEHAVRYMLNLLAFFGINDVSTVILEGHQQYPDRASELIEQALQECRQFGRSF